From Roseofilum reptotaenium CS-1145:
TGTGACAGGGTAAGCTCATCTAATTGGGTAGCCAATGTAGCTGACAAAAACTGAAAAATATGAGTCAAGTCAGAATCTGCTGAACTTTGATAAGATTAGGTCTAGCATCAACTTCAATCAACTTATCCAATCGAGATTATGGCTGAAGGTTTTGCTCTCTCACTTCAATCGAACAAGACAAAGAAGGTAACTTTAACTCAAGTGGTCAATTCCCGGAAGGAAATTCAAGCTAATTTATTAAGTTGTGTTGACTCAATTGAAGATCCTCGAACGACTCGAACTCAAAAACATAAGTTAAAAGATATCATCGTAATTGCTATTCTAGCAGACCGAAATTGTCCGAAGTATTCAAGAGAAAAAAGCCGATTATGTTCTGTCCTTAAAAAGAAAATATCCTACTCTTTACGCTGAAGTTGAACAGAAATTTAATCCCCTCAAAAATAACGGAGTTCAATCCGGAAATGTTGACCATGACCAACAAGTGGAAGTGGGACATCACCGCCGAGAAAAAAGAAAAGTTTGGGCGATTCCAATAACTGAATTTGCCTCTCTCTATCAATCGGAAAAATGGGTTGGACTGCAAACGATAGTTGCAGTGGAGAGAACTCGTCATCTCTGGAATAAAACTCCAGTCAGAAAATGGAATCCCTTTATGAATAAAAGATCGGGCTATCCAAAGATCGATTAATTTGTCATAGGCATCAGGATCTAATCCCCATGGACGTTCATCCGGCCAGACTAAAGAATCTCTCATAATATCATAGTCAGGTTTAAGTGTTGGATCGTAAACCAGAGCTTCAATTAACTCTAAGTTTTTTCCCGAGAAATAAGTCATTGATTAGTTCCTCCTACTTCAATAGGCTAGATGGAAACCACAACCTCTGAGGCAATGAATGCGCCAAAAAGAGGTATGGTAGGGCTGTCGGATATAAATTCTCAATGCTTTATGACACAACAAACACAACTGTACGAAGGGAAAGCAAAAATCGTCTATTCCACGGATGATGCAGATATCCTTCTGACTTACTTTAAGGATGATGCGACGGCGTTTAATGCCCAAAAACGAGGCACGATCGCGGGTAAGGGACAGATTAATTGTGCCATTTCCCGTCATTTATTCCAAATGCTTGAAGCGCAAGGTATTCCCACCCACTATATTGACTGTCCTTCGGAGCGGGAAATGCGGGTGAAAGCAGTCACCATCGTGCCGATTGAGGTCATTGTGCGTAACCGGGCTGCGGGGAGTCTGTGTAAACAAACCGGTTTGGCTTTGGGAACCGAAATCGATCCGCCTATAGTAGAATACTGCTACAAGAAGGATAGTTTGGGCGATCCTCTGCTGACCCGCGATCGCCTCCTGCTGTTGCAACTCGCTACACCCGAAGAACTCGACTATATCCGGCAAATGTCCTTGGACATCAATCGCCACCTGAGTGCCTTTTTCCGAGAGTGCGGCATTATCTTAGTTGATTTTAAGCTCGAATTCGGGCGCGATCGCCAAAATAACCTCATCCTAGCCGA
This genomic window contains:
- the purC gene encoding phosphoribosylaminoimidazolesuccinocarboxamide synthase, whose translation is MTQQTQLYEGKAKIVYSTDDADILLTYFKDDATAFNAQKRGTIAGKGQINCAISRHLFQMLEAQGIPTHYIDCPSEREMRVKAVTIVPIEVIVRNRAAGSLCKQTGLALGTEIDPPIVEYCYKKDSLGDPLLTRDRLLLLQLATPEELDYIRQMSLDINRHLSAFFRECGIILVDFKLEFGRDRQNNLILADEISPDTCRLWKQDESDPQARILDKDRFRQDLGNVESAYEQVLERVLGQAK